One stretch of Akkermansia massiliensis DNA includes these proteins:
- a CDS encoding AI-2E family transporter, producing MTPQKESGKEGLKILLMLASVIVITAGLQAGKPVLLPIVLSGFLAIVSYPLTTFFKGRLRFPHWLAVTFTVIMDFGILVGLAYLAQYLGQDLARTVTVKYQPLMMEKIHELRAFLIERDWNNLADQMLQELPDLLNGQRIVAFSTGVMGQLASMLTFTTLILILMTFFLGEAPRFRMNINKLGNNSDTGIRKFSKALAGVQKYLIIKTFISAATGLLAFLLCYYMKVDFPLLWGIVAFALNFIPTFGSIIAAIPPTLLAMLLISPTAGIIVAGGYLVINTVLGSCLEPMLLGRQFGIVTSMVLLSVIFWGWVWGPIGMLLAVPITMLIKLGLESSKDLAWIAQLIDNPPTPRFPLPPLHSGKTNESTTKE from the coding sequence ATGACTCCCCAGAAAGAATCCGGAAAAGAGGGCCTGAAAATCCTGCTCATGCTCGCCAGCGTCATCGTCATCACGGCCGGGCTGCAGGCGGGGAAGCCGGTGCTGCTCCCCATCGTCCTGTCCGGCTTTCTGGCGATCGTCAGTTACCCGCTGACCACTTTTTTCAAGGGCCGTCTTCGTTTTCCGCACTGGCTGGCGGTAACCTTCACGGTGATCATGGACTTCGGCATTCTTGTGGGCCTGGCCTATCTGGCCCAGTACCTGGGGCAGGACCTGGCCCGGACGGTCACGGTCAAATACCAGCCCCTGATGATGGAGAAAATCCACGAACTCCGCGCCTTCCTCATTGAACGTGACTGGAACAATCTGGCGGACCAGATGCTTCAGGAACTCCCGGACCTGCTCAACGGGCAGCGCATCGTGGCGTTCTCCACGGGGGTGATGGGGCAGCTCGCCTCCATGCTGACCTTCACCACCCTGATTCTGATCCTGATGACCTTCTTCCTGGGGGAAGCCCCCCGCTTCCGGATGAACATCAACAAACTGGGCAACAACAGCGACACGGGAATCCGCAAATTTTCCAAAGCTCTGGCCGGAGTACAGAAATACCTGATTATCAAGACCTTCATTAGCGCAGCCACCGGACTGCTGGCCTTCCTGCTTTGCTACTACATGAAGGTGGACTTCCCGCTGCTGTGGGGCATCGTGGCCTTCGCGCTCAACTTCATCCCCACCTTCGGCTCCATCATCGCGGCCATTCCCCCCACCTTGCTCGCCATGCTCCTGATCAGCCCCACCGCGGGCATCATCGTAGCCGGCGGCTACCTGGTGATCAACACGGTCCTGGGGAGTTGCCTGGAACCCATGCTGCTGGGCCGCCAATTCGGCATCGTGACAAGCATGGTCCTGCTTTCCGTCATCTTCTGGGGCTGGGTATGGGGCCCCATCGGCATGCTGCTGGCCGTCCCCATCACCATGCTGATCAAGCTCGGGCTGGAAAGCTCCAAGGATCTCGCCTGGATCGCCCAGCTCATCGACAACCCCCCTACGCCCAGATTCCCGCTCCCTCCTCTCCATTCCGGGAAAACCAACGAAAGCACAACCAAGGAATAA
- a CDS encoding HAD family hydrolase, whose protein sequence is MIKTAIFDFDGTLADTIPLCREAFRRAVRELDGRTLTDEEIERQFGPDDLGVIQRLLPGKPELHEKGRELFLRYYHELHPELAPTPFPGAAGLLHALRSRGIRLAMVTGKRLESAEISLQFFHLAEFFPILETGSPEGGVKPDRIRRALDRLDSSAGEAIYIGDSPTDVDACRAVPIRILAAGWAAEADVKGLEERKPDYLLTRFEDLDRFFREHDGNEGL, encoded by the coding sequence ATGATCAAAACCGCCATTTTTGATTTTGACGGAACGCTTGCGGATACCATACCCCTGTGCCGGGAAGCCTTCCGCCGCGCCGTCCGGGAACTGGACGGCAGAACGTTGACGGATGAGGAAATCGAACGCCAGTTCGGGCCGGACGACCTGGGCGTCATCCAAAGACTGCTTCCCGGAAAGCCGGAACTGCACGAAAAAGGCAGGGAACTGTTCCTCCGCTATTACCATGAGCTGCATCCGGAACTGGCGCCCACTCCCTTCCCCGGGGCGGCCGGACTGCTGCACGCCCTGCGCAGCCGCGGCATCCGTCTGGCCATGGTCACCGGCAAACGCCTGGAAAGCGCGGAGATTTCCCTTCAATTTTTCCATCTGGCCGAGTTCTTCCCCATTCTGGAAACAGGCTCCCCTGAGGGCGGCGTGAAGCCGGACCGCATCAGGCGGGCGCTGGACCGCCTGGACTCTTCCGCCGGGGAAGCCATCTACATCGGGGATTCCCCCACGGACGTGGACGCATGCCGCGCCGTTCCCATCCGCATTCTTGCCGCAGGATGGGCCGCGGAGGCGGATGTAAAGGGGCTCGAAGAACGGAAGCCTGACTACCTCCTGACCCGCTTTGAAGACCTGGACCGCTTTTTCCGGGAACATGATGGGAATGAGGGCCTTTAA